ACAAATGAATGGTCAAGCAGTACCGCAATCAGATTTCTTTGCTTTGGGGCGCACTTTTGTATTTTTATTGACGGGAAAACATCCCTTAGATATGTATGATATTCAGCACAATGTTTTGCATTGGCGTAATCATACCACTCAAATTTCCCCCTTACTTTTGAATTTAATTGATTGGCTCATGGCATTAGAAATAGGCAAACGTCCTGCCAATGCTAAAGAAATTTTACAACGTCTAGAAGAAATTGAACACCAACTAACTGGAAGTACAGATGCAACGGTGAACTTAGTTGGGAGTCCGAAAATTGAAGAGTTAACCCAGTCAACGACTAAAACTTTATTACCCCAACAAAAGCAGTCAGAAAAAATCCCCCTACTGGCAATATTTTTAGCGCTGTTGGTATCATTAGGATTACTAGGCTTAATTGCTTTAGCAACCAGGTCAGGAAAATTTGCTGGAATTCCCAATTATGGACAAGCGCCAGAGAAAAAAGGCAAAGTAGATTATTTTCCTTATGAAGAAGGTAAAGATAGTCAAGGCAGAATCGCTGAGTTTAATATAGCTGTTTTATCAGTAGAATATAAATGGCTATTAGGCAGCAATTTTCAAATTAAATATAACGATAAAGTTATTAATCTTGACCTATTAAAGTCGAACCTAGAACAAGAAGGTATACAGAAGATAATGGAAAACCCCAGTGAAATTATCTCTGTAGGTACAGCTTCTTGTGAAGGTGACGTAGCTGTAGAAGAACGTAGAGCTTTAGAACGTTCCAAACAAATACAACTCTTAGCAAAAAAAATATTTAGTAATAATCGTAGCCTTCAAGGTTATCGCTTGTTAAATCTTGGTCAATTTCGCCGCAGTGATTGTCAACCAAATCAAGATTCAACGGCTTATCAGAGAAGTATTATAATTATTGGTGTTAAAAAACAATCAGAAGGTGTGATTTTAGATGAAGCGT
The Gloeotrichia echinulata CP02 DNA segment above includes these coding regions:
- a CDS encoding serine/threonine-protein kinase; this encodes MSLCINPVCPQPNHSDNDENRFCQSCGSQLELLGRYRVLRLLSDKTGFGKVYQAYEQDTPKILKVLKENLSGDAKTVELFQQEVTVLEQLNHPGIPKVDGYFQYQSRNGLELHCFVMEQIEGPNLEQWLKQQENRPISQAQAIAWLKQLAIILDLVHGKQYLHRDIKPSNIMIRPNGQLVLIDFGTARQITTTYLAQLNNGNGGMTAIMSSGYSPLEQMNGQAVPQSDFFALGRTFVFLLTGKHPLDMYDIQHNVLHWRNHTTQISPLLLNLIDWLMALEIGKRPANAKEILQRLEEIEHQLTGSTDATVNLVGSPKIEELTQSTTKTLLPQQKQSEKIPLLAIFLALLVSLGLLGLIALATRSGKFAGIPNYGQAPEKKGKVDYFPYEEGKDSQGRIAEFNIAVLSVEYKWLLGSNFQIKYNDKVINLDLLKSNLEQEGIQKIMENPSEIISVGTASCEGDVAVEERRALERSKQIQLLAKKIFSNNRSLQGYRLLNLGQFRRSDCQPNQDSTAYQRSIIIIGVKKQSEGVILDEALRDRLEKKPFADFKLEDYSLGAAQKFKTIPSNL